The proteins below come from a single Chitinophaga pinensis DSM 2588 genomic window:
- a CDS encoding SusC/RagA family TonB-linked outer membrane protein, whose protein sequence is MRVLVRIFISCLALYCPNLLSGQDTAKLHRPEVRVTKADSISVERENVYPYSSLHQLLKGNAAGVYIQEPSGEQGGYSGIALRGTAIPFISSKDIYESQPTVILDGIPLIMDHPFTFDIQLFGYNHLGPATNLLSTIDLNNIEKIEVVKDFGHAAMYGPRAVNGGVILLTTKAPVVGRRRISFNTYFGMVQRPHIYTTNAKFENEFRQRFYDKYATTEQLQTYPLYLRDSTNNAYYGPSDWTDLYFKNRPVYGVNASLSSGTDRANFMFAAGNQRSANTADNSKMDRYNAMFEINMVPLKGLTISSMISASRLERTRSSWLRDRFAEMQYLPDLSSPLPPNKNYYGQYLNEFQKSFDDNKTNEVNGYFKVNVKLGDSWQINSMFGFDYNEGLRDLFYPSTLLEKVNYLSNYFGYNQRVFFNNNIQYNHTFNEKHRISVEAGEGFQADYHRYNYAYAYKGPNDLIRINLLHSDILKSEYLSPKSFDHALIFSFLDKQRARLLSFYGRAAYSYNDQLDVSVLFRADGSSSAQPDNWWLYTPTVTAGVNIKNIWLKEQNSINALKLQASWGRIGRLMPDDRFGEGSQYTSDMSFSNNPVRFSYNGFPGISRAYSSGYIGYGITWPYADQLNVNLTGAFLNNRLQVSLDLYNKEDHNMLLGVPFAAEYGYNFRYKNGMDVRNRGIDLGVKASVLPATSALQWIPGITLNYNKNTLLALPDGRDELVVANGSKLLRVGHAIDQYWVLENDGIYNRDGEIPVSAEGKRLNYKGIALQAGDPRWKDRNGDYIIDDKDKVLKGHVLPVLSGGFNSDFYWRGFSLGFSFYYTLGRKVMNAEVADRFDFINKEGKIDMSAVKEITFWSKVGNYDKYPLYNPWSTVDAYRIDQDLFLENGSFLKLRNLSLQYDLTTAKWWNKKGKINGLAIYATATNLFTITPYTGGDPELVDFNGFDTGYSLPLSRTYTIGLKMDL, encoded by the coding sequence ATGCGTGTACTCGTACGGATCTTCATTTCGTGCCTGGCACTGTATTGCCCAAACCTTTTGTCAGGGCAGGATACAGCGAAATTACACAGACCGGAGGTCCGTGTAACAAAGGCCGATTCTATTTCAGTGGAACGTGAAAATGTTTATCCATATTCCTCTCTGCATCAGTTGCTGAAAGGCAATGCAGCCGGTGTATATATACAGGAACCAAGTGGAGAACAGGGGGGCTACAGCGGTATAGCACTAAGAGGTACTGCTATCCCTTTTATCAGCAGTAAAGATATTTATGAGTCGCAACCTACAGTTATACTCGATGGTATTCCATTGATCATGGACCATCCCTTTACTTTTGATATCCAGCTGTTTGGTTATAATCACCTGGGGCCTGCTACCAATCTGCTTTCAACCATAGATCTGAATAATATCGAAAAGATCGAAGTGGTAAAGGATTTTGGTCACGCGGCAATGTATGGCCCGCGTGCAGTGAATGGCGGCGTCATATTACTTACTACAAAAGCACCGGTTGTCGGTCGCCGGAGAATAAGTTTTAACACCTATTTCGGTATGGTGCAACGTCCGCATATCTACACCACCAACGCCAAATTTGAAAACGAATTCCGGCAGCGTTTCTATGATAAATATGCAACTACTGAACAGTTGCAGACATACCCGCTTTACCTGCGCGATTCCACTAATAACGCCTACTACGGCCCATCCGACTGGACAGACCTCTACTTCAAAAACAGGCCGGTATATGGTGTGAATGCCAGTCTTTCCAGTGGAACTGACCGCGCTAATTTTATGTTTGCAGCAGGTAACCAGCGTTCTGCCAATACAGCGGATAACAGCAAGATGGATCGCTATAACGCGATGTTTGAAATTAACATGGTGCCACTGAAAGGATTGACAATATCCTCAATGATCAGTGCCTCCCGTCTTGAAAGAACCCGTAGCTCCTGGTTACGCGACCGCTTCGCGGAAATGCAATATCTACCTGATCTCAGTAGTCCGCTGCCACCCAATAAGAACTACTATGGCCAGTACCTGAATGAGTTTCAGAAGTCATTCGATGATAATAAAACCAACGAGGTAAATGGTTACTTTAAAGTGAACGTCAAACTGGGTGATAGCTGGCAGATAAATTCCATGTTCGGATTTGACTATAACGAAGGACTCCGCGATCTCTTCTATCCCAGTACACTGCTGGAAAAGGTGAACTACCTGTCCAACTATTTCGGATATAATCAACGGGTATTCTTCAATAACAATATCCAGTACAATCATACCTTCAATGAGAAACACCGCATCAGCGTAGAAGCAGGTGAAGGTTTTCAGGCAGATTATCACCGGTACAACTATGCATACGCATACAAAGGCCCGAATGACCTGATCCGTATTAATCTGCTGCACTCCGATATCCTCAAATCAGAGTACCTTTCTCCTAAATCCTTCGACCATGCGCTGATATTCTCTTTCCTGGATAAACAGCGTGCGCGTTTGTTGTCATTCTATGGCCGTGCTGCTTACTCCTACAATGATCAACTGGACGTATCCGTATTGTTCCGCGCCGATGGTTCTTCCAGTGCGCAGCCTGACAACTGGTGGTTATACACACCTACAGTCACCGCAGGTGTGAATATCAAGAACATCTGGCTGAAAGAACAAAATAGCATCAATGCCCTGAAACTACAGGCCAGCTGGGGAAGAATCGGCAGGCTCATGCCGGATGACCGCTTTGGAGAAGGCTCGCAGTACACTTCGGATATGTCTTTCAGCAACAACCCGGTTCGTTTTTCCTATAACGGTTTCCCGGGCATCAGCAGGGCTTATTCCTCCGGATATATCGGCTATGGTATTACCTGGCCATATGCAGATCAGCTGAATGTAAATCTGACAGGCGCATTCCTGAACAACAGGCTGCAGGTCTCCCTGGATCTCTACAATAAGGAAGACCACAACATGCTGCTCGGCGTACCATTCGCTGCTGAATATGGGTACAACTTCCGCTATAAGAACGGTATGGACGTTCGTAACCGTGGTATCGATCTGGGTGTAAAAGCCAGCGTATTACCCGCAACCAGCGCTTTACAATGGATACCAGGTATTACGCTCAACTATAATAAAAACACTTTACTCGCTTTGCCTGACGGCAGGGATGAACTGGTCGTAGCCAATGGCAGCAAATTATTGCGTGTAGGTCATGCGATCGATCAGTACTGGGTACTGGAAAACGATGGTATCTATAATCGCGATGGTGAAATTCCTGTCAGTGCAGAAGGGAAAAGACTGAATTATAAAGGTATCGCTTTACAGGCAGGTGATCCCCGCTGGAAAGACAGGAACGGCGATTATATCATTGACGACAAGGACAAAGTATTGAAAGGACACGTATTACCAGTGCTTTCCGGTGGTTTTAACAGTGATTTCTACTGGCGTGGCTTTAGCCTGGGATTCTCTTTCTACTATACCCTGGGCCGTAAGGTAATGAATGCCGAAGTGGCTGACCGTTTCGACTTCATTAATAAAGAAGGTAAGATAGATATGAGTGCTGTAAAGGAGATCACCTTCTGGAGCAAAGTAGGTAACTATGACAAATATCCCCTGTATAATCCCTGGAGCACGGTGGATGCCTACCGTATTGACCAGGACCTCTTCCTGGAAAATGGTTCCTTCCTGAAACTGCGCAACCTCTCGCTGCAATATGATCTGACCACCGCTAAATGGTGGAATAAAAAGGGAAAGATCAATGGACTGGCTATCTACGCTACCGCTACTAACCTGTTTACCATCACACCTTATACCGGTGGTGATCCGGAACTGGTAGACTTCAATGGCTTTGATACCGGTTATTCATTACCGCTTTCCAGGACTTACACCATAGGACTTAAAATGGATCTCTGA
- a CDS encoding RagB/SusD family nutrient uptake outer membrane protein, producing MKRLLLITICCCTTVLTGCNKLLDINSSHAVSEENFWNSHEDTRTALIGVYGLLRAAMADNNAWWMYGEFRKGDFFAIQRQDMKALIRNDLRAAYPLLEQLSNWRRFYAVINAANMFLEHVGEVKARDPKYSDENMRVDIAQMRCIRAYVYFFLVSVWGDVPLITASHDGEFANKARESKENVLAFVEKELVQSAADLPYKYSANDPQQSGSYYNETDTRWSGVLARKHTAYAILAHVAAWQGKYVDASVYAQFVLDNYSKGGSYYINTDELVNSNGFFKWKKDNHILAFNFDWGHVDATFSGHLEELTLAAPVVNKALPDIYVPKDTILSVFDRPSDERFSLDTLTGVPTSQRYFANFNSQIPIFNKIKVIQDGNTSDPSFRIYSSTIIITRLENIALLQAESLAVIGEQQRAIDLLNTIRDLRKIKRYDAATEGDLIDAIFRERRKELMGEGWRWFDLIRYNKIKQNDPAFMELIAKGGIYWPVAEDVIKQNPLITQNPYWQ from the coding sequence ATGAAACGTTTACTGCTTATAACAATATGTTGTTGCACGACTGTGCTGACAGGATGTAACAAGTTGCTCGATATTAACTCTTCTCATGCAGTATCAGAGGAAAACTTCTGGAACTCGCATGAGGATACCCGTACGGCGCTTATCGGCGTATACGGACTCTTACGTGCCGCTATGGCGGACAATAACGCCTGGTGGATGTATGGGGAATTCCGTAAAGGAGACTTCTTCGCCATCCAAAGACAGGATATGAAGGCACTTATCCGTAATGACCTGCGGGCAGCTTATCCTTTGCTGGAACAACTCTCTAACTGGCGTCGCTTCTATGCAGTGATCAATGCGGCGAATATGTTCCTTGAACACGTTGGTGAGGTAAAAGCACGCGATCCTAAATATTCAGACGAGAATATGCGGGTAGACATCGCACAGATGCGTTGTATACGTGCCTATGTTTATTTCTTCCTTGTATCCGTATGGGGGGATGTACCCCTGATCACCGCTTCTCATGACGGTGAGTTTGCCAACAAGGCAAGAGAAAGCAAAGAAAATGTACTGGCATTTGTAGAAAAGGAACTGGTACAGTCAGCGGCTGATCTGCCTTATAAATATAGCGCCAACGATCCACAGCAATCCGGTAGTTACTATAACGAAACCGATACCCGCTGGTCAGGTGTACTGGCGCGTAAACACACTGCCTACGCTATTCTGGCCCATGTGGCAGCCTGGCAGGGTAAGTATGTGGATGCATCCGTATACGCACAGTTTGTACTGGATAATTACTCAAAAGGCGGCAGCTATTACATCAACACAGACGAACTGGTTAACAGCAACGGTTTTTTCAAATGGAAAAAGGACAATCACATCCTGGCATTCAACTTCGACTGGGGCCATGTGGATGCTACTTTCTCCGGTCACCTGGAAGAACTGACCCTGGCAGCACCGGTTGTGAATAAAGCCCTGCCGGATATCTATGTTCCAAAAGATACGATTCTGTCCGTCTTTGACCGGCCATCTGACGAGCGGTTTAGTCTGGATACGCTCACTGGCGTACCTACATCCCAACGCTACTTTGCCAATTTCAACAGCCAGATTCCCATTTTCAATAAAATAAAAGTGATCCAGGATGGTAATACGTCAGATCCTTCCTTCAGGATCTATTCCAGCACCATCATCATTACCCGCCTGGAAAACATTGCCCTGTTACAGGCAGAATCACTGGCCGTAATCGGCGAACAGCAAAGGGCCATTGACCTGCTGAATACGATCAGAGATCTGCGTAAGATCAAAAGATATGATGCCGCCACAGAAGGTGATCTGATTGACGCCATTTTCAGGGAACGTCGTAAAGAACTGATGGGAGAGGGCTGGCGCTGGTTTGACCTGATCCGCTATAACAAGATCAAACAGAATGATCCTGCCTTTATGGAACTGATTGCCAAAGGTGGTATCTATTGGCCCGTGGCAGAAGATGTTATAAAACAGAACCCATTGATCACCCAGAATCCTTATTGGCAATGA
- a CDS encoding carbohydrate-binding protein: MLNIQQLLALCICVVLLYGGCKKDSGYYGYQNQLQEFDGTTYDFLKNEHQYDSFLLAVERVHLTDTLKNGLYTVFAPTDASFKQAIENMNTLRTIQGRAHMYINTVPYEQLDTLVCRYFVRDTFSSHVMTLQDGLGLTTIRYNYPMHGKFKRTDAEGHVSGGPGVITYSDTKGVIYTNRWSNATTVALDIVTKNGYVNVLEKDHMFGFDEFIPRMNPTVSSPWNDYPFYIPGVVGLEQYNRGGNKVAYLDFSLNNQGGQYRPADQVDITTAGEGGLKVGWTETGEWMDYTVEVTQTGEYDMTLRYGSGGDDGRVHLEMDGRPVVGSSVVMPGSGGYDNFRDITTTVQLTAGRHLMKVYFDFANFDLRFLKFVIKNAPMPIPGVIALEDYDPGGEGVGYHDTNTRNEGNKYRQSEGIDIDFAKNEGGGYQVGWNSTGEWMNYTVNVKETGSYNTFILVGSEGTNGIFHLEFDGKDVTGQLKVPNTGGYHKRQTIATSVFLTKGVHVMRFFVDHDGFDVKSVTFRPLN; encoded by the coding sequence ATGCTGAACATTCAGCAACTGCTTGCGCTGTGTATCTGTGTCGTGCTGCTCTATGGCGGATGCAAAAAGGACAGTGGGTACTATGGTTATCAGAATCAGTTACAGGAATTTGATGGCACTACCTACGATTTCCTGAAAAATGAACACCAGTACGATTCCTTCCTGCTGGCAGTAGAAAGGGTGCACCTGACTGATACGCTGAAGAATGGTTTATATACCGTATTCGCACCTACTGACGCCAGTTTCAAACAGGCTATTGAAAATATGAATACCCTGCGTACTATACAGGGAAGAGCACATATGTATATCAATACCGTTCCCTATGAACAGCTCGATACCCTGGTATGCCGGTATTTTGTAAGAGATACTTTTTCCTCACACGTGATGACTTTACAGGATGGTCTCGGACTGACGACTATCCGCTACAACTACCCAATGCATGGTAAGTTCAAACGTACAGATGCAGAAGGCCATGTCAGTGGCGGTCCCGGCGTCATCACCTACAGTGATACCAAAGGCGTAATCTATACGAATCGCTGGAGCAACGCGACGACCGTAGCCCTCGATATCGTTACGAAGAATGGTTATGTCAACGTGCTGGAAAAGGATCACATGTTTGGATTTGATGAATTCATCCCAAGAATGAATCCAACGGTTTCTTCTCCCTGGAATGATTATCCTTTCTATATACCTGGTGTAGTCGGATTAGAACAATACAACCGTGGCGGTAACAAAGTCGCCTACCTGGACTTCTCCCTGAACAACCAGGGTGGCCAGTATCGCCCTGCTGATCAGGTGGATATTACAACTGCCGGTGAAGGTGGCCTGAAGGTGGGATGGACAGAAACGGGAGAGTGGATGGATTACACTGTAGAAGTAACGCAAACTGGTGAATACGATATGACCTTACGTTACGGTAGCGGAGGTGATGACGGTCGTGTACACCTGGAAATGGATGGTCGTCCGGTAGTAGGTAGCTCCGTTGTTATGCCTGGTTCCGGCGGCTATGATAACTTCCGGGATATTACTACTACTGTTCAGCTGACAGCCGGCCGGCATCTGATGAAGGTCTATTTTGACTTTGCCAACTTCGATCTGCGCTTCCTCAAATTTGTCATTAAGAATGCTCCCATGCCTATACCTGGCGTCATCGCCCTGGAAGACTACGATCCAGGTGGGGAAGGTGTTGGCTACCATGATACCAATACGAGGAATGAAGGTAATAAGTACAGACAATCGGAAGGGATAGATATTGACTTCGCCAAGAATGAAGGTGGTGGTTACCAGGTAGGATGGAACTCTACCGGCGAATGGATGAACTATACTGTCAATGTAAAAGAAACAGGTTCCTACAACACATTTATACTCGTCGGTTCTGAAGGTACGAACGGCATCTTCCACCTGGAATTTGACGGCAAAGATGTGACCGGACAGTTAAAGGTGCCTAATACCGGTGGATACCACAAACGACAGACTATAGCCACCAGTGTATTCCTCACCAAAGGTGTACATGTCATGCGCTTTTTTGTTGACCACGATGGCTTCGATGTGAAGTCTGTCACTTTCCGGCCTTTAAACTAA
- a CDS encoding DUF5007 domain-containing protein, whose protein sequence is MRKSLLFLSLLLLLFACRKWAADDLDFLSKRAVYNQKVFAPILGRTTLYSQIFNTDNSTTPISFRILNVRYKRDGKAASDFDQQTDVLVWKSAYTGEEKSLAEIENKRAVERHSIFEIRPTSGDFVLWAEAIQSNMRHQPDSGYLFDVEATNSGGTNTYKDLSLMPMREQPYAPYEYDAVTGIHRANFPNPNDSSVFELIYNHPGVYNMVDDDTNLDLKGDSVRVFFNKKGNGNSLSFKFMDKDSLPIDPAKFNLTPWDSLMHGFDKKITTTEVTYQVAYPIPAMRFRTRYTNGDGSQAYVKFSFTRVAFGNIRQTGVLDLNFNIYQKGDWEIIFYFRNNPRFRDE, encoded by the coding sequence ATGCGAAAAAGCTTATTATTTTTATCCTTGCTCCTGTTGCTTTTCGCCTGCCGGAAATGGGCGGCAGACGATCTCGACTTCCTTAGCAAACGGGCTGTATACAATCAGAAAGTATTTGCTCCCATTCTGGGCAGGACAACTCTGTACTCCCAGATCTTCAATACAGATAATTCAACTACACCGATCAGTTTCCGTATCCTCAATGTGCGGTACAAAAGAGATGGTAAGGCTGCCAGCGATTTCGATCAACAGACGGATGTGCTGGTCTGGAAGTCCGCTTATACCGGGGAGGAAAAGTCACTGGCAGAAATAGAAAATAAACGTGCTGTAGAACGTCATTCCATATTTGAAATCAGACCAACCTCCGGTGACTTTGTACTGTGGGCTGAAGCCATTCAGTCGAATATGCGTCATCAACCTGACTCAGGTTACCTGTTTGATGTGGAAGCGACCAATTCCGGTGGCACGAACACCTATAAAGATCTTTCGCTGATGCCGATGCGGGAACAGCCATATGCGCCTTATGAATATGATGCAGTTACAGGTATACACCGGGCTAATTTCCCCAACCCTAATGATTCATCTGTATTTGAACTGATCTACAATCATCCGGGCGTATATAACATGGTGGATGATGACACCAACCTTGATCTGAAAGGCGATAGTGTAAGGGTCTTCTTCAATAAAAAAGGGAATGGTAACTCGCTGTCATTCAAGTTTATGGATAAAGACTCATTGCCAATTGATCCTGCGAAATTTAACCTCACTCCCTGGGATTCCCTGATGCATGGTTTTGATAAGAAGATCACGACAACAGAGGTTACTTATCAGGTCGCATATCCAATACCTGCAATGCGGTTTAGAACCAGGTATACCAACGGGGACGGCTCACAGGCTTATGTGAAATTCAGTTTTACCCGTGTGGCATTTGGTAATATCCGCCAGACAGGTGTACTGGACCTCAACTTCAATATTTATCAGAAAGGCGACTGGGAAATTATCTTCTATTTCAGGAACAATCCCCGGTTCAGGGATGAATGA
- a CDS encoding SusC/RagA family TonB-linked outer membrane protein, which produces MQCKRMYKFSGLLFLLLLPIFLSAQEKVQIKGVVRDAQTNEPLVGVSIMAGTPPKAVGVTNANGSFSVAVPADAQLVFRYIGFSDYKIKMKDKRDLVIRLVVTENKLNEAIVIGYQKKTREVTTGSAVIVSGKELQDVPVSNVEQLLQGRVAGLNIQNNTGTPGGRGLIQIRGLSNISVSGNGNDAFLSPTSPLYVIDGVPVEADANFEYGYQSAGPGVSPLSLIPPEDIESMEILKDSQATALYGSRGAYGVILITTRRGSSPIPLVRYTGNFFVNNPPKLRPTIGGKEERRIRLGMIYGGSNMEDIYQISTKPFLADSLNPYYNNSTNWQDVFYATTANQTHNVNISGGDPKFNYKVDLGYYHENGVIRNTGFDRYSINTNMLYQPNTKLRVFTTLSTQVGRRNKGNGNGLTQSGVSSNAAASSLLPGPSFYQSTAGVLAALNTRNDNKTGNVRSSLDVSYQLVPGLNLGSSVSYEYASNTEDRFTPAEANNDFSQIYAYNDRKFTLYNRNTISYNRVVNTNHNFFISAFNEFYNRGFQAQVIRQEKTPNNQYEGPLGYDGYASRGGGLLDNYSKQHVASFAGTFSYNYKQKYVVDFSYRMDGTSSSGFEDPYSKNPAIGVRWNFNKEAAFSEKTWLTYGSLRGSWGQNIVPSGDIFSIYGTYDPRGTYNANPRLGINFNQLPNTYLQPTATTQYNGGFEAGFFDSRIEVIFDAYYKTVKNLLRTKSLSNITGFNEITTNETSLINYGYELTLTFRPLPRTSEVQWTLSLNAALNKDVLTSLPNGARQLVQYDNSTSQHTLFRVGRNSLTNYLLKTEGVYASDADVPVDPATGQRYRTSNGTYFKAGDPIWKDVDGNYILDANDYVAAGNSQPLITGGIQSYVNWKNFSLNISTSFTLIRDILNNAFAERMQFLGDPYNPKAMVDFSDVDYWKGPGSSAHYPNPFDYKRYNDIRPYRYDQTLIQEDGSYFKVNTMTLAYLVNRKFTNRYGINSVRMYLSGNNLITFSPYSGPNPENVSALGRDQSGGYPIARSYNVGLNVEF; this is translated from the coding sequence ATGCAATGTAAGCGTATGTATAAATTTTCAGGACTGCTTTTTCTGCTGCTGCTGCCGATATTTTTGAGCGCGCAGGAAAAAGTACAGATCAAAGGGGTAGTAAGGGACGCCCAGACAAATGAACCACTGGTGGGCGTAAGTATCATGGCGGGTACGCCGCCGAAGGCGGTGGGTGTGACCAATGCAAACGGGTCATTCTCAGTAGCAGTACCAGCAGATGCACAGCTGGTATTCCGCTATATCGGTTTCTCCGATTATAAGATAAAAATGAAAGATAAACGGGACCTGGTGATCCGTCTGGTGGTGACAGAGAATAAACTGAATGAGGCAATCGTGATCGGTTACCAGAAAAAGACCAGGGAGGTAACGACTGGTTCTGCGGTGATCGTAAGTGGTAAGGAATTACAGGACGTTCCCGTATCCAACGTAGAACAACTGTTACAGGGTCGTGTTGCTGGTCTGAATATCCAGAATAATACCGGTACACCGGGTGGTCGTGGTCTGATACAGATCAGGGGCTTGTCTAATATCAGTGTATCCGGTAATGGTAACGACGCGTTCCTGTCGCCGACATCTCCGTTATATGTGATCGATGGGGTACCTGTAGAGGCGGATGCTAACTTCGAATATGGATATCAGTCTGCTGGTCCTGGTGTAAGTCCGCTCTCCCTCATCCCTCCGGAAGACATCGAAAGTATGGAGATCCTGAAAGACTCCCAGGCAACCGCCTTATACGGTTCCAGGGGTGCTTACGGCGTGATTCTGATTACCACCCGTCGGGGTAGTTCTCCGATTCCGCTGGTGAGATATACCGGTAACTTCTTTGTGAATAATCCACCGAAGTTACGTCCGACGATTGGCGGTAAAGAAGAAAGAAGGATCCGACTGGGTATGATCTATGGAGGTAGTAACATGGAAGACATCTATCAGATTTCTACCAAGCCTTTCCTGGCAGATAGTCTGAATCCTTACTATAACAATTCTACCAACTGGCAGGATGTATTTTATGCCACTACGGCCAACCAGACGCACAACGTGAATATCAGTGGCGGTGATCCTAAATTCAACTACAAGGTGGATCTGGGATATTATCATGAAAATGGTGTGATCCGCAATACAGGCTTTGACAGGTATTCCATCAATACGAATATGCTGTACCAGCCTAATACAAAGCTCCGCGTATTCACTACTTTATCCACACAGGTGGGTAGAAGAAACAAAGGCAATGGTAACGGTCTGACACAGAGCGGTGTATCCTCAAATGCTGCTGCTTCTTCACTCTTGCCCGGCCCTTCTTTCTACCAGAGTACAGCTGGTGTTTTGGCGGCTTTAAACACACGTAATGATAACAAAACGGGTAACGTGCGCAGTAGCCTGGATGTCAGCTATCAGCTGGTACCCGGACTGAACCTCGGATCAAGCGTGAGCTATGAATATGCTTCCAATACGGAAGACAGGTTTACGCCGGCAGAAGCGAATAACGACTTCTCACAGATCTATGCCTATAACGACCGTAAATTTACACTGTACAACCGTAACACAATTTCTTATAACCGCGTTGTTAATACAAACCACAATTTCTTTATCTCCGCATTTAACGAATTCTATAACCGTGGCTTCCAGGCGCAGGTGATCCGGCAGGAGAAAACGCCGAATAACCAATACGAAGGACCGCTCGGTTATGATGGATATGCTTCCCGTGGAGGGGGCCTCCTGGATAACTACAGCAAACAGCATGTGGCCTCCTTTGCAGGAACATTTTCCTACAACTACAAACAGAAGTATGTAGTGGACTTCAGTTACAGGATGGACGGTACGTCCAGCTCCGGTTTTGAAGATCCTTACTCCAAGAACCCTGCTATCGGTGTCAGGTGGAACTTTAACAAAGAGGCGGCTTTCAGTGAGAAGACATGGCTCACCTATGGTTCCTTACGTGGTAGCTGGGGACAGAACATCGTTCCCTCCGGCGATATATTTTCCATCTATGGTACCTATGATCCGAGAGGTACTTATAATGCGAATCCACGCCTGGGGATCAACTTCAATCAATTACCCAATACATACCTGCAACCTACAGCTACTACACAGTATAACGGCGGTTTTGAGGCCGGTTTCTTTGATAGCAGGATAGAGGTGATCTTCGACGCTTATTACAAGACCGTAAAGAATCTCCTCCGTACCAAATCGCTGTCCAATATCACAGGTTTCAACGAGATCACCACGAATGAAACTTCACTGATCAACTACGGGTATGAGCTCACCCTGACTTTCCGTCCGCTGCCCCGTACCAGTGAAGTACAGTGGACACTCTCCCTGAATGCGGCGTTGAATAAAGACGTGCTGACCAGTCTCCCGAATGGCGCAAGACAATTGGTACAGTACGACAACTCCACCAGTCAGCATACACTCTTCCGTGTGGGCAGAAACAGTTTGACCAACTACCTGTTGAAAACGGAAGGGGTGTATGCCTCAGATGCAGACGTACCGGTTGATCCGGCTACCGGTCAGCGTTACCGTACGTCCAACGGTACTTATTTCAAGGCAGGCGATCCTATCTGGAAAGACGTGGATGGCAACTACATCCTCGATGCAAATGACTATGTAGCTGCCGGTAACTCACAACCATTGATCACCGGTGGTATCCAGTCTTACGTAAACTGGAAGAATTTCTCACTGAACATCAGTACTTCCTTTACCCTTATCAGGGACATCCTGAACAATGCATTTGCGGAAAGAATGCAGTTCCTGGGCGATCCTTATAATCCAAAGGCAATGGTTGATTTCAGTGATGTGGATTACTGGAAAGGTCCGGGATCCAGCGCTCACTATCCGAATCCTTTTGACTACAAACGCTACAACGATATCAGGCCTTACCGCTATGATCAGACCCTCATACAGGAAGATGGCTCGTATTTCAAGGTTAATACCATGACACTGGCCTACCTGGTGAACAGGAAGTTTACCAATCGCTATGGTATCAATTCAGTCCGCATGTATCTGTCAGGCAATAACCTGATCACCTTCTCACCATACAGCGGCCCTAACCCGGAAAACGTATCGGCGCTGGGACGTGACCAGTCAGGAGGTTATCCGATTGCCCGCAGCTATAACGTGGGATTGAACGTAGAATTCTAA